Proteins encoded by one window of Enterococcus faecalis:
- a CDS encoding aspartate kinase, which produces MNVVKFGGSSLASAPQLQKVLQIVKEEPRRTFVVVSAPGKRTPQDIKVTDLLIQYYQRYLNNEDIESTISAIIRRYEDLFDELHLDKAVLADIAISIRQLATLPKENNTFLFDYFLASGEDNNAKVVASFFKQNGLDARYISPKELGLLVTPEPGNARILPKALEKISVYRETQQILVIPGFFGYTEAGEICTFSRGGSDITGSIVAAGVQADLYENFTDVDGIYVAHPGIIEQPQTIQELTYREMRELAYAGFAVLHDEALMPAYRANIPVVIKNTNNPHHPGTLITTSRKVKHAPVVGIASDQGFASIYISKYLMNRELGFGRRLLEVLEKLALSYEHMPSGIDDITIVLREDQLTTEIENRLMAQLQEVLAPDELRITHHLSMIMIVGEGMRQRIGVTAESTMALAKEKINLEMINQGSSEVSIMFGIKKEQEEKAIKALYRTFFHD; this is translated from the coding sequence GTGAACGTAGTTAAATTCGGCGGTAGCTCGCTAGCATCAGCACCACAGTTACAGAAAGTCTTACAAATCGTCAAGGAAGAGCCGCGCCGAACGTTTGTCGTTGTATCCGCTCCTGGAAAGCGAACCCCGCAAGATATTAAAGTCACTGATTTATTGATTCAATACTATCAGCGCTACTTAAATAATGAGGACATTGAATCGACAATCTCTGCCATCATTCGTCGTTATGAAGATCTTTTTGATGAATTACACTTGGATAAAGCAGTTTTAGCTGATATTGCTATTTCGATTCGCCAATTAGCCACTTTACCAAAAGAAAACAATACTTTTTTATTTGACTATTTTTTAGCTAGTGGCGAGGACAATAATGCAAAAGTTGTTGCCAGTTTTTTCAAGCAAAATGGCTTAGATGCTCGCTACATTAGTCCAAAAGAATTGGGTCTCCTGGTGACACCTGAACCAGGCAATGCTCGCATTTTACCAAAAGCTTTAGAGAAAATTAGTGTCTATCGTGAGACTCAACAAATCTTGGTTATTCCAGGTTTCTTTGGTTATACAGAAGCCGGCGAAATTTGTACTTTTTCTCGTGGCGGTTCCGATATCACAGGGTCCATTGTTGCCGCAGGTGTTCAAGCAGATTTGTATGAAAACTTTACCGATGTGGACGGAATTTATGTCGCCCATCCTGGAATTATTGAACAGCCTCAAACGATTCAAGAATTGACCTACAGAGAAATGCGGGAGTTAGCTTATGCAGGCTTTGCCGTCCTCCACGACGAAGCCTTAATGCCTGCCTATCGCGCAAATATTCCAGTCGTTATCAAAAATACCAACAACCCACATCATCCTGGCACCCTAATTACCACCTCTCGCAAAGTAAAGCATGCCCCTGTTGTAGGAATTGCTAGTGATCAAGGGTTCGCAAGTATTTACATTAGTAAGTATTTAATGAATAGAGAGTTAGGTTTTGGGCGACGGCTTTTAGAAGTACTAGAAAAATTAGCCTTAAGCTATGAGCATATGCCCTCAGGAATTGATGACATCACGATTGTTTTAAGAGAAGACCAGTTAACAACTGAAATTGAAAATCGACTGATGGCTCAACTCCAAGAAGTTTTAGCGCCTGACGAGTTACGCATCACGCATCACCTTTCTATGATTATGATTGTCGGGGAAGGCATGCGCCAACGAATTGGGGTTACTGCTGAAAGTACAATGGCGTTAGCCAAAGAAAAAATCAACTTAGAAATGATTAACCAAGGATCTTCGGAAGTAAGTATTATGTTTGGTATCAAAAAAGAACAAGAAGAAAAAGCCATCAAAGCCTTATATCGGACGTTCTTCCATGATTAA
- a CDS encoding HAD family hydrolase — translation MTESKTAIIFDMDGVLVDSEAYYYERRKAFLAEFDLTIEGLTLPELVGADMRSLWQKIEQVNKKELDIAFLNEQYIAYKKAHPIDYLAVLDENAKRVLQFLKRQGYKIGLASSSTKDAIEEVLTVGQLSSYFDAVVSGEDFEESKPAPDIYLHTLQELAVAPQECIAIEDSEKGIASAKEAGLEVWAMRDEHFGMDQSQADAFLTQLSDICKKISENRIDESSESTPS, via the coding sequence ATGACAGAATCCAAAACTGCCATTATTTTTGATATGGACGGTGTCCTAGTAGATAGCGAAGCTTATTATTATGAGCGACGTAAAGCATTTTTAGCGGAATTTGATTTGACCATTGAGGGCCTAACCTTGCCAGAATTAGTCGGTGCGGATATGCGTTCATTATGGCAAAAGATTGAACAAGTCAACAAAAAAGAGCTAGATATTGCTTTTTTAAATGAACAATACATAGCCTATAAAAAAGCGCATCCGATAGATTATTTAGCTGTGCTTGATGAAAATGCGAAACGTGTTTTACAATTTTTAAAAAGACAAGGCTATAAAATCGGATTAGCTTCTTCTTCCACAAAAGACGCAATTGAAGAGGTTTTGACAGTGGGGCAATTAAGTAGTTATTTTGATGCGGTCGTGAGTGGGGAAGATTTCGAAGAAAGTAAACCGGCGCCGGATATTTATCTGCACACGTTACAAGAATTAGCTGTTGCGCCACAGGAATGTATAGCCATTGAAGATTCAGAAAAAGGCATTGCCTCTGCCAAAGAAGCTGGGCTAGAAGTTTGGGCTATGCGCGATGAACACTTTGGGATGGATCAAAGTCAAGCGGATGCCTTCTTAACACAACTAAGTGATATTTGTAAAAAAATTAGTGAAAATCGGATCGATGAAAGCAGTGAATCAACCCCTTCGTAA
- the ezrA gene encoding septation ring formation regulator EzrA, which translates to MKNNWIIILVLVIVIIAAVLYLIGYFMRKKNQEQLDELEVRKEALFDLPVFEEIDDIKKMHLVGQSQNSFREWNQRWVELSTRSFAELESQIYEVENQNEIFRFMKAKKAVVEANETMTEMEAEVEVIRNGLKELRESEERNSLEVQKALDVYEELSKSLKDDKASFGPAYSEIQKQLRNVEIEFTQFVTLNTSGDPIEAREVLEDAERHTYELEDLMKRIPPMYEELNETFPDQLKEIEEGYNQLLADDYVFPEQNFAEEIQHAKKRVENSMADLEKTEIAAVEVANRDTATAIDALYEVMEREIEAKKYVVTNQKIIDDYISHSLKNNRQLMIELDHVSQSYTLNNNELGRSRGFQTEIEEIIRRQKDLEPRMKEHTVPYSEIQAFYKECYKILDDIENQQLEIDASLKELRKGEKVAQEKVDEYEFRLRSIKRYVEKQRLPGLSADYLEFFYVATDRIEDLSRALNKMRINMDEINRLCDLCEDDLELLDKKTKDLVNAAALTEQMMQYANRYRHTHENIRAALDKSMYLFSTEFRYQDALDEIGTALEAVEPGAFKRIEDFYFKNINNPNLTAI; encoded by the coding sequence ATGAAGAATAATTGGATTATCATTTTAGTACTAGTAATCGTTATTATTGCTGCGGTGCTATACTTAATTGGTTATTTTATGCGCAAAAAAAATCAAGAACAATTAGATGAATTAGAAGTTCGTAAAGAAGCCCTGTTTGACTTGCCAGTCTTTGAAGAAATCGATGACATTAAAAAAATGCATCTAGTTGGACAGAGTCAAAATAGTTTCCGTGAATGGAATCAACGTTGGGTAGAACTATCGACGCGTTCTTTCGCCGAACTAGAGAGTCAAATTTATGAAGTCGAAAATCAAAATGAAATTTTCCGTTTCATGAAAGCGAAGAAAGCAGTCGTGGAAGCGAATGAAACGATGACCGAAATGGAAGCCGAAGTGGAAGTCATTCGTAATGGCTTGAAAGAATTACGTGAAAGTGAAGAGCGCAATTCATTAGAAGTTCAAAAAGCTTTGGATGTCTATGAAGAATTAAGTAAATCACTAAAAGATGATAAAGCTAGCTTTGGTCCAGCTTACTCCGAAATCCAAAAACAATTAAGAAACGTCGAAATTGAATTCACACAATTTGTCACACTAAATACATCGGGGGACCCAATCGAGGCTCGAGAAGTCCTAGAAGATGCGGAACGTCATACGTATGAATTGGAAGACTTAATGAAACGGATTCCACCAATGTATGAAGAATTAAATGAAACTTTCCCAGATCAATTAAAAGAAATCGAAGAAGGCTACAACCAATTATTAGCTGACGATTATGTGTTCCCTGAACAAAACTTTGCTGAAGAAATTCAACATGCGAAAAAACGTGTCGAGAATTCAATGGCTGATTTAGAGAAAACAGAGATTGCTGCAGTAGAGGTCGCAAATCGCGACACAGCAACGGCGATTGATGCATTATATGAAGTGATGGAACGTGAAATTGAAGCGAAGAAATATGTCGTAACCAATCAAAAAATTATTGACGATTATATTTCTCATTCCTTAAAAAATAACCGTCAATTAATGATTGAATTGGACCATGTATCACAAAGCTACACCTTAAACAACAACGAGCTAGGACGTAGTCGTGGTTTCCAAACGGAAATTGAAGAAATTATCCGCCGTCAAAAAGACTTGGAACCTCGAATGAAAGAACATACCGTTCCTTACTCTGAAATTCAAGCGTTCTATAAAGAATGCTATAAGATTTTAGATGATATTGAAAATCAACAATTAGAAATTGATGCTTCATTGAAAGAACTAAGAAAAGGCGAAAAAGTCGCCCAAGAAAAAGTCGACGAATACGAATTCCGTTTACGGAGTATCAAACGATATGTTGAAAAGCAACGATTACCAGGTTTGTCTGCTGATTACTTAGAATTTTTCTATGTGGCAACGGATCGAATTGAAGATTTAAGCCGAGCCTTAAATAAAATGCGCATTAACATGGATGAAATCAATCGTTTATGTGACTTATGCGAAGATGATTTAGAGTTATTAGATAAGAAAACAAAAGATTTAGTCAATGCAGCAGCTCTGACAGAACAAATGATGCAATATGCAAACCGCTATCGTCATACTCACGAGAACATCCGAGCGGCTTTAGATAAAAGCATGTATTTATTCTCGACAGAATTCCGTTATCAAGATGCATTAGATGAAATTGGAACGGCATTGGAAGCTGTTGAGCCAGGGGCGTTCAAACGAATCGAAGATTTTTATTTTAAAAATATCAATAACCCTAATTTAACAGCAATTTAA
- a CDS encoding cysteine desulfurase family protein → MIYFDNSATTPIYPQALDTYVKTSQRIIGNPSSLHDLGSQANRLLQQARKQIAELIDVSANEIYFTSGGTEGDNWVLKGTAIEKREFGNHIIISAVEHPAVTETAEQLVELGFELSYAPVDKEGRVKVEELQKLIRKETILVSVMAVNNEVGTIQPIKEISEVLAEFPKIHFHVDAVQAIGKVNYSEWLTDRVDFATFSAHKFHGPRGIGFMYWKQGKRLAPLLTGGGQENNQRSGTENVPAIVAMAKALRLHLENEQQRPQHVATLRSYLLKALEEFQNVTVFSQDNEHFAPHILCFALKGIRGEVLVHALEEKQIYISTTSACSSRKKMASSTLYAMHVPGELATSAVRISLDESNTMAEIEQFMIVFNQLYQKFSRVN, encoded by the coding sequence ATGATTTATTTTGATAATAGTGCAACTACACCGATTTACCCCCAGGCTTTAGATACATATGTAAAAACCAGTCAGCGGATTATTGGCAATCCGTCTAGCCTACATGACTTAGGCAGCCAAGCGAATCGGCTCTTACAACAAGCACGGAAGCAGATTGCGGAGCTAATCGATGTTTCAGCAAATGAAATCTATTTTACAAGTGGCGGAACTGAAGGAGATAACTGGGTTTTAAAAGGAACGGCAATCGAAAAACGAGAATTTGGTAATCATATTATTATTTCTGCAGTGGAACATCCAGCAGTTACAGAAACAGCGGAACAATTAGTCGAACTAGGTTTTGAACTTTCTTATGCGCCAGTGGATAAAGAAGGTCGTGTAAAAGTCGAGGAACTACAGAAATTAATTAGAAAAGAAACGATTTTGGTTTCTGTTATGGCAGTCAACAATGAAGTGGGAACGATTCAACCAATTAAAGAAATCAGCGAGGTTTTAGCGGAGTTTCCTAAAATTCATTTTCATGTAGACGCGGTTCAAGCAATTGGGAAAGTTAATTACTCAGAGTGGTTAACGGATCGGGTGGATTTTGCAACGTTTTCTGCACATAAATTTCATGGACCACGAGGTATTGGTTTTATGTATTGGAAACAAGGAAAACGTTTAGCGCCGCTTTTAACAGGAGGCGGGCAAGAAAACAACCAACGCAGTGGGACAGAAAACGTACCAGCAATTGTGGCAATGGCCAAAGCGTTACGCTTGCATTTAGAGAACGAACAACAACGGCCGCAACATGTGGCGACGTTACGGAGTTATTTATTAAAGGCGCTAGAAGAATTTCAAAATGTGACTGTTTTTTCACAAGATAATGAACATTTTGCGCCACACATTTTATGTTTTGCTTTGAAAGGGATTCGCGGCGAAGTGCTAGTCCATGCATTGGAAGAAAAACAGATTTATATTTCGACTACGAGTGCTTGTTCTAGCCGAAAAAAAATGGCTAGTAGCACCTTGTATGCCATGCATGTGCCTGGGGAATTGGCGACTTCCGCTGTGCGCATTAGTTTAGATGAAAGCAATACAATGGCAGAAATTGAACAGTTTATGATTGTTTTCAACCAACTTTATCAAAAATTTTCTCGTGTAAATTAA
- a CDS encoding response regulator transcription factor, with protein MKPHVLIIEDDPSIADLQKDYLEINDMTVTIEHDGKKGLEAALNEPFDLIILDVMLPTMDGFEICRAIRKKKQTPIMIVSAKKEDIDKIRGLGLGADDYIIKPFSPNELVARAKAHMNRYQLLSKAEQPPQLLKINEIAVDTAAHKVFVLENEVIFTSKEYKLLVFLMEHPNRVWNKEELFESVWGFDALDTEVSTVVVHIKRIREKLKKANLSDSPIETLWGSGYRFNR; from the coding sequence ATGAAACCACATGTATTAATTATTGAAGATGATCCAAGCATTGCTGATTTGCAAAAAGATTATTTAGAAATTAACGATATGACTGTCACAATTGAACATGATGGAAAAAAAGGATTGGAAGCAGCTTTAAATGAGCCCTTTGATTTAATTATTTTAGATGTGATGCTGCCAACTATGGATGGTTTTGAAATCTGTCGTGCAATTCGAAAAAAAAAGCAAACGCCGATCATGATTGTTTCGGCTAAAAAAGAAGATATTGATAAAATTCGTGGGCTTGGCTTAGGTGCGGATGATTATATAATCAAGCCGTTTAGTCCCAATGAATTAGTCGCTCGAGCAAAAGCCCATATGAACCGTTATCAATTGTTAAGCAAAGCAGAACAACCACCACAATTACTAAAAATCAATGAAATCGCTGTCGACACTGCCGCCCACAAAGTGTTTGTTTTAGAAAATGAAGTTATTTTTACAAGCAAAGAATACAAATTGCTGGTTTTCTTGATGGAACATCCTAACCGTGTGTGGAATAAAGAAGAACTTTTTGAAAGTGTCTGGGGGTTTGATGCCTTAGATACTGAGGTTTCGACTGTCGTTGTTCATATTAAACGGATTCGGGAAAAATTAAAAAAAGCCAATCTTTCTGACTCTCCAATTGAAACACTCTGGGGTAGTGGCTACCGCTTCAATCGATAA